GAGGAGGCCATCACCACGGAGCACGTCTCGGTCAAGCCCGGCCAGGTACAGGGGCTCCACCAGGTCGTCGTGGGCCTCGAGAACGGCAGGGAGCGTGTCCGGCTGGATCTGTGCATGGCCCTCAAGCCGCCGGCGCTCGAAAGGGCCGAGCACCTGGCAGGCGCCGGCTCGTTTGACCTGATCCGGATCACGGGCGATCCACCGCTGGAGCTGGTCATCCCGGGCGGGATCTTTGGCGACACCGCGACCGTGGCCGCCGTGACCAACGCCATCCCCCGGGTCATCGAAGCGCCGCCGGGGCTGCTCTCGGTCAAGGACCTGCCGCCGGCGCCGTGGTGGCGCGGCAGGATCTAGATCACCTTCTGCTCCACGAGCGCCCTGCCGGCGGAAAACCGGTCGGGCGACAGCTCCGACACGTCGATGGTGGGACGCTGGCCCAGGATCATCTCGGCGAGCACGCGTCCCACGGCGGGTGCCTGCTGGAAACCGTGCCCGCTGAACCCCGCGGCGACGTAGAAGCCCTTGGGGCTGGCGGAGGGTCCCACGATGCCGTTGTGGTCGGGGCTCACCTCGTAGAGCCCCGCCCATCCCCTCGTGACGCTGGCCTCGGCGAGGGCAGGGAGCCGGTGGACGCCGCGCTGCAAAACGCGGGGCAAGAAGCCCCAGTCAACGTCGGTGCGGAAGCTCGGGCCTTCGTCGGGGTCGGCCATTCCCAACAGCAGCCGCTCGCCTTCCCGCCGGACGTAGAAGCCCGAGTCGAAATCAATCACCATGGGGAGGTCGGGGCGAAAGACGCCGATGGGCTCGGTGACGAAGACCATCCGGCGGTACGGCTGCACCGGCACGTCCACACCGGCCATGCGGCCGATCTCGGCTGCAAAGGGGCCCGCTGCATTGACCACCACGGGAGCCTCGATGATCGCCGGCGCGCCGCCCGCCGATTCGGTGGTGAGGGCTGCTCTCGTGGCAGGCCGCACCTCGATGCCCTCGACCCTGCCCGCCCGGACCGCCACCCCCACCGCCTCGAGTTCGGTGAAAAACCGCACGCCCGATTCCCGTGCTCGCCGGGCAAAGCCGTGCACCACGCTGTGTGGGTCGGCGTAGCCGTCGTGCGGCGAGAAGGTGGCGCCCACCAGGTCGCCGATCTCGAGCTGCGGGACGAGTTCCCGCGCCTGTCGGGGCGCCAGCAGGCGCACATGGAAGCCCAGCGAGCGCTGGAGCGCCACGTCCGCCTCGAAGCGCGCCATCGTCGCCGGGTCGGAGGTAACGATGAGGTAACCGTACTGGCGCAGGCCCGACGCCACGCCCGTGAGCTCTTCGAACCGGCGCAAGAGTTCGATGCTCCAGGCAGAGAGGCGGATGTTGACCTCCGTGGAGAACTGGACGCGGACGCCTCCGGCCGAGCGGCCGGTCGAACCCGCTCCCAGAACCTCTTCCCGTTCGACCACCACCACGTCTCGGCACCCGAGGGCAGCGAGGTGAAAGGCGGTGCTGACGCCCATCACGCCACCGCCGATGATGACCACGTCCGCACGGCGAGGGACCCGCCTGCCGCCTGCCTCCATGTCTGCCTCCTCCGGGGGCCGGCTCCGCCCGTAGCGGTGGCGGGCGCCCCCCCTTTCCCCGGGATCGCAAATG
This is a stretch of genomic DNA from Bacillota bacterium. It encodes these proteins:
- a CDS encoding FAD-binding oxidoreductase, translated to ICDPGERGGARHRYGRSRPPEEADMEAGGRRVPRRADVVIIGGGVMGVSTAFHLAALGCRDVVVVEREEVLGAGSTGRSAGGVRVQFSTEVNIRLSAWSIELLRRFEELTGVASGLRQYGYLIVTSDPATMARFEADVALQRSLGFHVRLLAPRQARELVPQLEIGDLVGATFSPHDGYADPHSVVHGFARRARESGVRFFTELEAVGVAVRAGRVEGIEVRPATRAALTTESAGGAPAIIEAPVVVNAAGPFAAEIGRMAGVDVPVQPYRRMVFVTEPIGVFRPDLPMVIDFDSGFYVRREGERLLLGMADPDEGPSFRTDVDWGFLPRVLQRGVHRLPALAEASVTRGWAGLYEVSPDHNGIVGPSASPKGFYVAAGFSGHGFQQAPAVGRVLAEMILGQRPTIDVSELSPDRFSAGRALVEQKVI